CTACATCCTCAACAAAAACATAGGCATACGCACCCACTATGATAGTGATATGGGATGGGGTGTAGGGCTTGCCTTGACTTATTAAAATTGAATAACTAAGGTTGTAAACTGCGAACCGTAAAATATCGGTCAAAAAACAGTTGGTGATGCGGGTATAATTCGTAATGATTAACCTGCATCATACTACAACCCATAAAATTATGCAGCAAAATCTAAGCGCCTCCATCATCAACACAATAGGGGTATAAAATACTATAAGCAGTAGTTGCATAATAAGCTAATATGAACAGTATAAGCTTTTCTATATTAACGAACAATGTGTATATCAAAATAATCGGATGAATAAATTCTATAATGAAACACTACATAAACTTGAAACATCAATCAGCGAATTGGAAATTGAAACTGATTGCTCCATACAGCGTATAGAAGCCGTTATACACCTGATTGTAGAATGCCTGTCCGATGTAAAAGAGTATGTCTTGAAAAAAGGGTTTAGAAATGTTGATGAAGAAATCCGTTTTTTCAAATATCAAAAACCAACTATTGTTGCAAAACTCATCTACTATAATGCCATTTATAAAATTGAAACAAGAAAGCCCTATGGAGCAAAACGCATCAGGAAATATTTTACCAAAGAGCTAAAAAAGCTAAAAAGGTTCTTTGACAACAACCTTGATTTTTACAAGTATTACCGAAGTAATAATTCTTTTGTTGACGAGAAGTTTTTTGTACGTGATAAGCACGATATAAGACTATGGTTGGACACATTTTATTTTGAGGCAGACCATCGCTTTTCTACTTCGCACGATTATAAGGTTGCCAAGATAATTGCCAATGACCTGATACAAGTTTATTTGGAAGACAGGTTAAATAATATCAATCAGAAAAAGGTTTCAGACAATTCGTTGAAATGGACAGCAAGTAAAACTGCACTCACGGAACTCATTTATGCACTGTACTCCCACGGTGTATTTAACAATGGGAATACAGACATAAAATTGATTGCCAAAACTTTTGAAGATGCCTTTAATATTGAATTAGGCGACTTTTACCACACGTTTATGGAACTGAAAGCCCGCAAAATAAACCGTACAAAATTCCTTGACAATCTGTGTGAAGCACTGATAAAGAAAATGGACGAGCAGGACGAAAAGTAAACAACCCTTACAATACGCCCCGTGGCAAATGAACGCCTTTTGTCCGTATAATGCTTTCCTGAACCGTTGGAGTTTCTTTCTGCTTTTCTGCCTGCTCCGGAGCATCTTGTTTGGTTTCCGGTGTAATAGATAGCTGTATCTTTCTTTCTACGGCAGCCAGTTCCGTTTTAAGCTCACTCAATCGGCTTTCCTTAGACCAAGTACCGTTAACCACTTCTTGAAGTATAGGCAGGTCTTTTTGTATTTCAGCAATCTTCTCTTGTTCCTGCTTCACAAAGCCCGGCAATTTTTCCAAAGCCCTCAAAAAATTCATTGTGGCAGTTTCGGGGTCTTTTGCCATTATACCATTGTTGTATGTGTACTTGATATTGCCATCGCCCTGAATAAAGAAACGGTTGTACTTTTCAACAAGACTGCTGCTGTCTTTCTGCGTCATTTCTGTTTTTACCAATAAGGTAAAACCATACAGTGTACCGATTTCATCATATTGCCCCCCGGTGAGTGCTTTGTCCGCAATCTCGTTCAGCTTTGCACCGAT
The DNA window shown above is from Sphingobacterium thalpophilum and carries:
- a CDS encoding RteC domain-containing protein, with the translated sequence MNKFYNETLHKLETSISELEIETDCSIQRIEAVIHLIVECLSDVKEYVLKKGFRNVDEEIRFFKYQKPTIVAKLIYYNAIYKIETRKPYGAKRIRKYFTKELKKLKRFFDNNLDFYKYYRSNNSFVDEKFFVRDKHDIRLWLDTFYFEADHRFSTSHDYKVAKIIANDLIQVYLEDRLNNINQKKVSDNSLKWTASKTALTELIYALYSHGVFNNGNTDIKLIAKTFEDAFNIELGDFYHTFMELKARKINRTKFLDNLCEALIKKMDEQDEK